A genomic segment from Aegilops tauschii subsp. strangulata cultivar AL8/78 chromosome 1, Aet v6.0, whole genome shotgun sequence encodes:
- the LOC109767104 gene encoding histone H3-like centromeric protein CENH3 isoform X1, with product MARTKHPAVRKTKAPPKKQLGPRPAQRRQETDGAGTSATPRRAGRAAAPGGAEGATGQPKQRKPHRFRPGTVALREIRRYQKSVDFLIPFAPFVRLIKEVTDFFCPEISRWTPQALVAIQEAAEYHLVDVFERANHCAIHAKRVTVMQKDIQLARRIGGRRLW from the exons ATGGCCCGTACCAAGCACCCGGCCGTCAGGAAGACCAAGGCGCCGCCCAAGAAGCAGCTCGGGCCCCGTCCCGCGCAGCGGCGGCAGGAGACAG ATGGCGCGGGCACGTCGGCGACACCG AGGCGAGCCGGGCGGGCGGCGGCCCCAGGGGGCGCTGAAG GGGCAACTGGGCAACCCAAGCAGAGGAAGCCACACCGGTTCAGGCCAGGCACGGTGGCACTGCGGGAGATCAGGAGGTACCAGAAGTCGGTCGACTTTCTCATCCCGTTTGCACCATTTGTCCGTCTG ATCAAGGAGGTCACCGACTTCTTCTGTCCTGAAATCAGCCGCTGGACTCCCCAAGCGCTCGTCGCGATTCAAGAG GCTGCAGAGTATCACCTCGTCGACGTATTTGAAAGGGCAAATCACTGTGCCATCCATGCAAAGCGTGTTACCGTCA TGCAAAAGGACATACAGCTCGCGAGGCGTATCGGTGGGAGGAGGCTTTGGTGA
- the LOC109767104 gene encoding histone H3-like centromeric protein CENH3 isoform X2 has protein sequence MARTKHPAVRKTKAPPKKQLGPRPAQRRQETGATGQPKQRKPHRFRPGTVALREIRRYQKSVDFLIPFAPFVRLIKEVTDFFCPEISRWTPQALVAIQEAAEYHLVDVFERANHCAIHAKRVTVMQKDIQLARRIGGRRLW, from the exons ATGGCCCGTACCAAGCACCCGGCCGTCAGGAAGACCAAGGCGCCGCCCAAGAAGCAGCTCGGGCCCCGTCCCGCGCAGCGGCGGCAGGAGACAG GGGCAACTGGGCAACCCAAGCAGAGGAAGCCACACCGGTTCAGGCCAGGCACGGTGGCACTGCGGGAGATCAGGAGGTACCAGAAGTCGGTCGACTTTCTCATCCCGTTTGCACCATTTGTCCGTCTG ATCAAGGAGGTCACCGACTTCTTCTGTCCTGAAATCAGCCGCTGGACTCCCCAAGCGCTCGTCGCGATTCAAGAG GCTGCAGAGTATCACCTCGTCGACGTATTTGAAAGGGCAAATCACTGTGCCATCCATGCAAAGCGTGTTACCGTCA TGCAAAAGGACATACAGCTCGCGAGGCGTATCGGTGGGAGGAGGCTTTGGTGA